CGGCGGCCGATCACCTGTTGGCACGGCGCTGACGCCGATCGCATGGAGGGCCGCCAGCGCGGAATCGGACGGAGCACGGTCCCACACGGTCACGCGCGCCCTTTCCTTGCGCAGCAACAACGCCGCACCAAGCCCGCTCTCCCCTGCGCCGAGGATTACGGCATGTCGCACAACGCGATCGGGTCGGGGAACAAGAGCGCTGGTGCAGCGAGAGTCGGATTGATCAACCCGTTCCACCTGAAGCAACGCCCCGGGCTACCCCGCCGCCCGACCCGCCACGCGATGGAGGTCCTCGATGTCCAGACCATCGAGAGTGTTGAGGATGGCATCCGCCGCGCCGAGTTCCTTGGCTTCGTGCGTATTGGTAACGGCGAGTACCCGAAGTCGTGCGGCCTTTGCCGCGGCAATTCCGGTCGGAGTGTCCTCGATAGCCAGGCAATCCGGCGGCTCGAGTTCGATGTTTCGCGCTTCGGAGAGCCGGCGGACGGCCAATCGGTAACAAGCGGGGTCGGGTTTTGACGCGGACACATCGTCCGCGGTCACCACGGCGTCGAACGCGTCATGAAGGTCAAGCTGCCCGAAAATCGGCTCAAGGTCCGATCGAAGCGCGCCCGTACAAAGCGCAAGCGGAAGTCGACCGCGCAGGCGGCGAATGAGCGCGAGCGTATCGGGGAACGGACGGGGCGGCTCTGAACTCACCATGTGGTGAAACGTCGCCGCCTTGCGAGAGACCAGCCGGCGGACCTCCTCCTCTGTGATCGGGTGGCCGGCCTGTCTAAGAACGGCTTCAAAGACGCCCCGGTCGTCATTACCGATGAAATCGCGCACATAGACGTCCCAGGAAAAGCCGAGCCCCATGGGCTCGAGAACACGGTTGAGTGCCTCGAAATGGAGCGCCTCGGTGTCGACGATAATGCCGTCGAAATCAAATACAACGGCCTTTAGCACGGTTCCATCCCTCATTCGCGGATGCGGCGAAGATACGCCAGCAACTCCGGCAGCGGAAGCGTGTTGAGGACGTCGCCGGGTTCGAGCCAACCTCGGCGCGCCTGACCGATCCCGTATGCCATATTGGCCAGCTCCGCGGTCTGATGGCCATCGACATTGATCGCAATTTTGACGCCGGCTTCCTTCGCGAGCCGACAATGGACATCGTTCAGGTCGAGCCGCATGGGGTTTGCGTTGAGTTCCAACACGCGGCCCCGCGCCCGCGCGTGTTCGATTACGCGCGCCAGGTCGATTTCAAACGGCTCTCGCTGCTGGATCAGCCGGCCGGTCGGATGCGCGAGAATCGTGGCATAACGGTTGTCGAGCGCCCGAAGAACTCTCTCCGTTTGCTGCTCGCGGGAAAGATTGAATTTGGAATGGACAGAGACGACCACGAGATCGAGCTCCTTCAACACGCTATCGTCGAGGTCAAGCGAACCATCTTCGAGGATATCGCACTCGATGCCCTTCAGCAGGCGGATGCCCTTGAGGCGAGTGTTCAGCCGGTCGATCTCCTCGATCTGACGCAGCAGCCGTTTTTCATCCAACCCGTGGGCGACCGTGAGCCGTTTCGAGTGGTCGCAGATCGCGAGGTACTCGTATCCCCGCGCGCGCGCCGCCTCGGCCATCTCCTCCAAGGTGTTGGCGCCGTCGGACCAATCGGTGTGGTTGTGCAGATCGCCTCGGATGTCGGCCAGCTCCACGAGCCGTGGTAGCGCGCCACGGGCGGCGAGCTCGATTTCTCCGCGGTCCTCGCGAATTTCCGGCGGCGGAACGGCGAGTCCCAGCGCACCATACACCTCCTCTTCTGTCCGACCCGCGATCCGCTCTTCTCCCCGCATGACGCCGTATTCGTTGACCTTTAACCCCTTCGCCTGCGCGATCTTCCGGATCGCAATGTTATGTTCCTTGCTGCCCGTGAAATACTGCAGCGCAGCCCCGAAACTTTCCGCCGGAACAACGCGAACATCCACCTGCAGACCAGCCCTGAGCCGCGCGCTCGACTTGGTTTCACCGTGCGCCAGCACATCCGCGACTTCATCATATTTGACAAACGCATCCATCACCGCGGCTGAATCGGAAGCCTCCACGAGTATATCGAGATCCCCGATCGTCTCCCGTGCGCGCCGATAGCTTCCGGCGGGCTCAACCCGCTGGACGCCGGGGACGGCCCGTAGGTGCCGGCAGAGCGCCTCCGCGTGAGGCGACATGGCGGCGCGCTGGAAACGGCGCCCCTCCCGCTGCCGGGTCTGGATTGCGTGCAGAATGCCCGACTCGATTTTCTCGCCGAATCCCTTCAATTGGCGGATTTTTCCCTCTCGCGCCGCGGCGGCCAACTGGTCGAGGTCCCGGATGTTCAGCTCGTTGAACAACGTCTTCACGCGTTTGGGGCCGAGCCCCGGCAATCGCAACATGTCCAAAAGGCCCGCCGGAAACTCGGCGCGCAGCTCTTCAAGCTGCGCGATCCGGCCGGTGATCACGAGCTGCCCGATTTTGAGCGCCAGGTCCTTGCCGATGCCCGGAATCTGCGTCAGGTCGTCGCCGCGGTCGACCTTTTCGCGCAGCGGCTCCGGATATTCGGCCAGCACGCGAGCCGCGTTGCGATACGCTCGGACGCGGAAGGGATTTTCCCCCTTGATTTCCAGCAGATCCGCAATCTCGTCAAAAGCCGCCGCTATGTCCGCATTGTGGATCGGCATCGCTCTCCCTCCCTTGAGCCCGCCATACGCCCGCGTCTCGCGCCGTCAGCGGGAGGCGGTCCAGCGCCCGTCCGCCGGCGGGCCGACCACGACTCGCCACGTTCCGTCCAGCCGCGTCCGTTCGGCATCCGGCTGGCCCCACCACTCGACAATCAAATTCCCCTCGTCATGGATCGAGGCAAATTCGACCCGATTGGAGTGAACCGTACCCGTGATCGGCGCCCTGCCGAAGGCGCTGTCGGCGAGCGAGCCGCGAAGCGCGCCGTCGCGCTGTTCGAAATCGAACTGCACGGATGCCGCGCCGCCCTCATACAGCCGAGCACCGACAAACGTGCCGTCGAGACCGGGAAGGGAAGCCGCGTTTAGCCCCGCCTGAGTTGTCTCCTTCGGTTCGGCCTCAACCTCGCTCTCGCTGCACCCAACGGCAAGAGCCGCGGCGAGCACCGACCCGAATCGCGCCAGACGTGGGATCCTGATCATGTCGTGTCCTTGAGGGGAAGGCGGTCCCGTTACACCGCCATGATGTCCTTTTCCTTCGCAGCCACAAGGTCATCAATTTTTTTGATGAACGAATCGGTCAGTTTCTGGATCTCCTCGATGCCCTGGTCGCGCTCGTCCTCGGTAATCTTGGAGTTCTTCTGCAGCGCCTTGATCATGTCATTCGCGTCGCGGCGGATGTTACGCACCGCCACCCGCGCCTCCTCGGCAACGCGTTTGGCCACCTTGACCAGTTCCTTTCTCCGCTCCTCACTCAATTCGGGGATCGGGATCCGGATCACACGCCCGTCGTCCACCGGCGTGATGCCGATATTCGCCGCAAGGATCGCGCGGCAGATGGCCTCTCGCGCTGAGGGGTCATACGGATTGATCACAATTAGCCTCGGTTCGGGCGTAGAGATGCCCGCGATCTCGCGGAGGCGGGTTACAGCGCCATAGTATTCGACGCCGATGTTCTCCACCAGCGCAGGCGAAGCCTTGCCCGTTCGAATCCCGTGCAGCTCTTGTTGGAGATGGGCGAATGATTTCTCCATCTTCTCTTCGGCATCCAGCAGAATGTCATCCAACGATTCCATCGCGGTTCACTCCGTGACCAGCGTGCCCACCGGGCGTCCGGTGACCGCACGCAAGATTTCGCCTTTCTTGAAAAAGTTGAAGACCAAAATGGGGATTTTGTTTTCCTGGCATAACGAGAACGCAGCTGCGTCCATCACCTTGAGCTGACGCGTTAGGGCCTCAAGGTAGGTGATCCGCTGGAAACGCCGCGCCGTCGGGTCCTTCAACGGATCGGCCGTGTAGATTCCGTCGACCTTCGTCGCCTTGAGCAGGACGTCCGCGCCAATTTCGCTCGCGCGGAGAGCCGCGGCGCTGTCGGTGGAGAAATACGGGTTCCCCGTCCCCGCCGCAAAGATCACCACGCGGTTCTTTTCGAGATGCCGGATCGCGCGGCGCCGGATCATCGGCTCTGCGACGGCGGGCATGTTGATCGCGGTCAACACCCGCGTGTGGACGCCCATCGACTCCAGCGTGGATTGCAACGCGAGGGAATTGATCACCGTGGCCAGCATGCCCATGTAGTCGCCGGTCGTCCGGTCCACCCCGCACTTTTCCGCCGTGATGCCCCGGAAAATATTGCCGCCACCGACCACAACCGCGACCTGAACGCCGAGCGCGCGCACGCGCTTGATCTGCTCCGCTATCGACTGCAGCACCGAGGGGTCCAGGCTCTCCCCCGTCTCGGCATTTTGGAAGGCTTCCCCGCTGAGCTTGAGCATCACGCGGCGATATTTCGGTTTAGCGGTTTTTCGAGCAGCCACAGGTGGTCTCCGTATCGGGCGTCGATTCAGAGCGGGAAATGTAACGGCCGCGCATTTTACAGACGATGGAAATTTTTAGAACAATTTTTCCAGACCATGGAAATGCGCGTCTTGCCGAGGAGCCCCGCCAATAGCAAAACGACGGCGAACCGAGCGGATTATGCGCTGGGGAACACGTCGCCGATCGTAAAGCGCGGAGGCGGCCGTCTGGCTGTATGCGCCTGGTTGATACCGGACTCGACTCGCTCCAGCCATTCCAAGAATGTTGTGCACGACATCGCCATGGCATTAGCTGCTGAGACGGTGACGAGCTCGAGACGGTCCGAACTCACAACGCACACCGAGGTAGGGTCCGGATCCGCGTGGACCATCTGCTCGATAACGGCGTCCGCCGTTCTGCCAGCCGGCGCGAAAATGAGCGAGAGCCGACCCGCTGCGATCTCCTCGCGGTTCGCCACCTGGCCATCAAACACGATCACCACTTCCTGGGCGAGCGCGGCCGCCACCCGATCGATCCGGCGAATGAGCCGCTCTCGAGCATGCGACAGGCTTTGACCCCTTTGGCGAGTCGCCGAAGATTCGCGAAAAAGGAGACTGTAGCCGTCGATGATCAGACGCCGAATCTCGCCGGACCGGCTCACGCGC
This genomic interval from Kiritimatiellia bacterium contains the following:
- the pyrH gene encoding UMP kinase; the protein is MLKLSGEAFQNAETGESLDPSVLQSIAEQIKRVRALGVQVAVVVGGGNIFRGITAEKCGVDRTTGDYMGMLATVINSLALQSTLESMGVHTRVLTAINMPAVAEPMIRRRAIRHLEKNRVVIFAAGTGNPYFSTDSAAALRASEIGADVLLKATKVDGIYTADPLKDPTARRFQRITYLEALTRQLKVMDAAAFSLCQENKIPILVFNFFKKGEILRAVTGRPVGTLVTE
- a CDS encoding NYN domain-containing protein codes for the protein MSRSGEIRRLIIDGYSLLFRESSATRQRGQSLSHARERLIRRIDRVAAALAQEVVIVFDGQVANREEIAAGRLSLIFAPAGRTADAVIEQMVHADPDPTSVCVVSSDRLELVTVSAANAMAMSCTTFLEWLERVESGINQAHTARRPPPRFTIGDVFPSA
- a CDS encoding HAD family phosphatase — encoded protein: MLKAVVFDFDGIIVDTEALHFEALNRVLEPMGLGFSWDVYVRDFIGNDDRGVFEAVLRQAGHPITEEEVRRLVSRKAATFHHMVSSEPPRPFPDTLALIRRLRGRLPLALCTGALRSDLEPIFGQLDLHDAFDAVVTADDVSASKPDPACYRLAVRRLSEARNIELEPPDCLAIEDTPTGIAAAKAARLRVLAVTNTHEAKELGAADAILNTLDGLDIEDLHRVAGRAAG
- the frr gene encoding ribosome recycling factor, which codes for MDDILLDAEEKMEKSFAHLQQELHGIRTGKASPALVENIGVEYYGAVTRLREIAGISTPEPRLIVINPYDPSAREAICRAILAANIGITPVDDGRVIRIPIPELSEERRKELVKVAKRVAEEARVAVRNIRRDANDMIKALQKNSKITEDERDQGIEEIQKLTDSFIKKIDDLVAAKEKDIMAV
- the polX gene encoding DNA polymerase/3'-5' exonuclease PolX; this translates as MPIHNADIAAAFDEIADLLEIKGENPFRVRAYRNAARVLAEYPEPLREKVDRGDDLTQIPGIGKDLALKIGQLVITGRIAQLEELRAEFPAGLLDMLRLPGLGPKRVKTLFNELNIRDLDQLAAAAREGKIRQLKGFGEKIESGILHAIQTRQREGRRFQRAAMSPHAEALCRHLRAVPGVQRVEPAGSYRRARETIGDLDILVEASDSAAVMDAFVKYDEVADVLAHGETKSSARLRAGLQVDVRVVPAESFGAALQYFTGSKEHNIAIRKIAQAKGLKVNEYGVMRGEERIAGRTEEEVYGALGLAVPPPEIREDRGEIELAARGALPRLVELADIRGDLHNHTDWSDGANTLEEMAEAARARGYEYLAICDHSKRLTVAHGLDEKRLLRQIEEIDRLNTRLKGIRLLKGIECDILEDGSLDLDDSVLKELDLVVVSVHSKFNLSREQQTERVLRALDNRYATILAHPTGRLIQQREPFEIDLARVIEHARARGRVLELNANPMRLDLNDVHCRLAKEAGVKIAINVDGHQTAELANMAYGIGQARRGWLEPGDVLNTLPLPELLAYLRRIRE